A DNA window from Ficedula albicollis isolate OC2 chromosome 1, FicAlb1.5, whole genome shotgun sequence contains the following coding sequences:
- the USP35 gene encoding ubiquitin carboxyl-terminal hydrolase 35: MDKILEAVVMSSYPNNVKQGLVRRVLEAAKQPMDSEQCWSMLELSTKLYLTGDTKYKREIGKEVLEVYGHYHPEEFEEFFNVRFLLSLLQEGYGPLGKRSHYVLDYIQLGLQFVLESPSANSIFSLLRIEVLRKVCERPGPKQCAKISKLLMQHPQCIPTGKHQLLFCQQLIRCIGHFQCVSEGEEEIMEFLEQVNKVSALLQRIWRTQTSAILPSLKELFTIISSTEEQEAPSNALASVVQFVPLELMDGVIRNLTNDDSITDVQMMMAIGRMIDWVSWPLGKNIDKWIIALLKGLAAVKKFSILIEVTLSKIEKVFSKLLYPIVREGALSVLQYMLLSFQHSHEAFHLLLPHIPRLVASLKKEDSNSATSSLEQLAELIHCMFFRFSGFPDLYEPVLEAVKALPIPNEDRIKHLLGQNAWTSQKNELACFYPRLASKSETGKIGLINLGNTCYMNSIIQSLFMASDFRHSVLNLTEGNSQPLMTKLQWLFAFLEHSQRPAISPESFLSASWPPWFTPGAQQDCSEYLKYLLDRLHEEEKTGKRIYQKLKESSLMSQAVEHHYLNKTLIEKMFGGKMMTKIRCLKCLNVSSREEAFTDLSLAFPPSDRNVHGSTSIQPVEEIGPQFIEPPENAGQLTGSPWIQRKAPMASDHAAPSVLVETLGFQEPGEAANPIRGNDVGVDAAKDPLSTFREQECASKDSRSVPDLINYFLSPERLTAENKYHCEKCASLQDAEKVAELTEGPHYLILTLLRFSFDPRTMKRKKILDNVSIPVVLKLPVLVAPEETEEVCCCGKDGAVPGRGFMTVVYDLCSVVVHSGISSESGHYYCYSRECTDTLPHGQPQGGVPKQASDKQLDFEIQWYLFNDTRVSFSSFESVSNVTSFFPKDTAYVLFYRQRPARQGCLLHQALAEASRLHGEPSLHKDLMEAISKDNILFLQEQEKEARNRAAYISALPKSPLWWRDLDRDKDDDSSSGGCSPAAGGGGSGSFHGLVF, translated from the exons ATGGATAAGATACTGGAAGCTGTAGTGATGTCCTCTTACCCCAACAACGTGAAGCAAGGGCTGGTGAGGCGCGTCCTCGAGGCGGCGAAGCAGCCCATGGACAGCGAGCAGTGCTGGTCCATGCTGGAGCTGTCCACCAAGCTCTATCTCACCGGGGACACCAAGTACAAAAGGGAGATTGGGAAAGAGGTTCTGGAGGTCTATGGCCACTATCACCCAGAGGAATTTGAGGAGTTCTTCAACGTTCGCTTCCTGCTGAGTCTCCTCCAGGAAGGCTATGGACCTCTGGGGAAGAGAAGCCATTATGTCCTTGACTATATCCAGTTAGGGCTGCAGTTTGTCCTGGAGAGCCCATCAGCAAACAGCATCTTCAGCTTACTGAGGATCGAGGTGCTCCGGAAGGTCTGCGAGAGGCCCGGCCCCAAGCAGTGTGCCAAGATCAGCAAACTCCTCATGCAGCATCCTCAGTGCATTCCCACGGGAAAACACCAGCTCTtgttctgccagcagctgaTCCGCTGCATCGGGCACTTCCAGTGCGTCTCcgagggggaggaggagatcATGGAGTTTTTGGAGCAGGTGAACAAAGtgagtgctctgctgcagaggatCTGGAGGACTCAGACCTCAGCCATCCTGCCCTCTTTGAAAGAACTGTTCACTATCATTTCTTCAACAG AAGAACAGGAAGCGCCCTCCAATGCCTTGGCCAGCGTGGTTCAGTTTGTCCCTCTGGAGCTCATGGATGGCGTCATAAGAAACCTCACCAATGACGACAGCATCACTGATGTGCAGATGATGATGGCCATTGGCAG GATGATTGACTGGGTGTCCTGGCCCCTGGGAAAGAACATAGACAAGTGGATCATAGCCCTGCTGAAGGGTTTGGCTGCAGTGAAAAAGTTCAGCATCTTGATTGAAGTCACTCTTTCAAAAATAGAGAAG GTCTTCTCCAAGCTGCTGTACCCCATTGTGAGGGAGGGGGCTCTGTCTGTCCTGCAGTACATGCTGCTGAGCTTCCAGCACTCCCACGAGGCATTTCATTTG ctgctccctcacaTCCCCAGGCTGGTGGCCTCTTTGAAGAAGGAGGACTCCAATTCTGCAAccagctccctggagcagctggctgagCTCATCCACTGCATGTTCTTCCGCTTCTCAGGATTCCCAGACCTCTATGAACCAGTCCTAGAAGCAGTTAAA GCTCTCCCGATTCCAAATGAAGACCGGATTAAACACCTGTTGGGACAAAATGCTTGGACCTCCCAGAAGAACGAGCTAGCCTGCTTCTACCCACGCCTGGCATCTAAATCAGAGACAGGAAAGATTGGGTTAATTAACTTGGGAAACACCTGCTACATGAACAGCATCATACAGTCTCTTTTCATGGCTTCAGA ctttCGGCATTCAGTGTTGAATTTAACTGAGGGCAACTCCCAGCCCCTGATGACAAAGCTCCAGTGGCTCTTTGCATTTTTGGAGCACAGTCAG CGACCTGCCATCTCCCCTGAGAGCTTCCTCTCTGCCTCCTGGCCACCCTGGTTCAcccctggagctcagcaggacTGCTCAGAGTACCTCAAGTATTTGCTGGACAG ATtgcatgaagaagaaaaaactggaaaaaggatCTACCAGAAACTCAAGGAATCCAGCTTGATGTCTCAGGCAGTAGAGCATCATTACTTAAACAAGACATTGATTGAGAAGATGTTTGGGGGTAAAATGATGACAAAGATCCGCTGCTTGAAGTGCCTGAATGTTTCCTCCCGAGAAGAAGCTTTCACAGACCTGTCCCTGGCTTTTCCTCCATCTGACAGGAACGTGCATGGAAGCACATCTATTCAACCAGTGGAAGAAATTGGCCCACAGTTCATTGAGCCTCCAGAAAATGCAGGCCAGCTTACAGGCTCTCCCTGGATCCAGAGGAAGGCCCCCATGGCCAGTGACCATGCAGCCCCATCAGTGTTGGTGGAAACATTAGGTTTCCAGGAaccaggagaagcagcaaatcCCATACGTGGCAATGATGTTGGGGTGGATGCAGCCAAAGACCCTCTCTCGACTTTCAGGGAGCAGGAATGTGCTTCCAAGGACTCCAGATCTGTCCCAGATTTAATCAACTATTTTCTATCCCCAGAGAGACTGACAGCAGAGAATAAATACCACTGTGAGAAATGTGCTTCCTTGCAGGATGCTGAGAAGGTGGCAGAGCTGACAGAGGGTCCACACTACCTCATCCTCACACTGCTGCGGTTTTCCTTCGACCCACGGACtatgaagaggaagaagatcTTGGACAATGTCTCCATCCCTGTGGTGCTCAAGCTACCCGTCCTTGTTGCTCCAGAGGAAACTGAGGAGGTTTGCTGTTGTGGGAAGGATGGTGCTGTCCCAGGGAGAGGCTTCATGACTGTAGTGTATGACCTCTGCAGCGTGGTGGTGCATTCAGGCATCTCCTCCGAGAGCGGCCACTACTACTGCTACTCCAGGGAGTGCACCGACACCCTCCCCCACgggcagccccagggtgggGTGCCAAAACAGGCCTCTGACAAACAGCTGGACTTTGAAATCCAGTGGTACCTCTTCAACGACACCAGagtttccttctcctccttcgAGTCGGTCAGCAACGTCACCTCGTTCTTCCCCAAGGACACTGCCTATGTCCTCTTCTACCGGCAGCGGCCGGCCcggcagggctgcctgctgcaCCAGGCTCTGGCTGAGGCCAGCCGCCTGCATGGCGAGCCCTCCCTGCACAAGGACCTGATGGAAGCCATTTCCAAAGATAACATCCTCTTCCTGCAG gagcaggagaaagaagCGAGGAACAGAGCCGCCTACATTTCTGCCTTGCCGAAATCCCCGCTGTGGTGGAGAGACTtggacagggacaaggatgaTGACAGCTCGTcggggggctgcagcccagcagcgGGCGGGGGCGGCTCCGGCTCCTTCCATGGGCTCGTCTTCTAG
- the KCTD21 gene encoding BTB/POZ domain-containing protein KCTD21 → MSEPITLNVGGKLYTTSLSTLTSFPDSMLGAMFSGKIPTKKDSQGNCFIDRDGKIFRYILNFLRTSHLDLPEDFQEMGLLRREVDFYQIQPLIEALQEKEVELSKAEKNAMLNITLDQKTQTVHFTVREAPQIYSLSSSNMEVFSAHIFSTSCLFLKLLGSKLYYCFNGNLSSISSYLQDPNHLTLDWVASVEGLPEEEYTRQNLKRLWVVPDNKQINSFQVFVEEVLKIAMSDGFCIDSAHPHTSDFMNNKIIRLIRYK, encoded by the coding sequence ATGTCAGAACCTATCACGCTCAATGTTGGAGGAAAACTGTATACCACCTCTCTGTCCACTCTGACTAGCTTTCCAGACTCCATGCTGGGAGCCATGTTTAGTGGGAAGATCCCAACCAAGAAGGACAGCCAAGGCAACTGCTTTATTGACAGAGATGGCAAAATCTTCCGCTATATCCTGAACTTTTTACGAACTTCTCACTTGGACCTCCCTGAAGATTTTCAGGAAATGGGCTTACTGCGGCGGGAAGTAGATTTTTATCAAATTCAGCCCCTGATTGAGGCCTTGCAGGAGAAGGAGGTAGAGCTTtctaaagcagagaaaaatgccaTGCTCAACATCACCCTCGATCAGAAGACCCAGACTGTTCACTTCACTGTCCGAGAAGCACCCCAGATTTACAGCCTGTCTTCCTCCAACATGGAAGTGTTCAGTGCTCACATCTTCTCCACGTCATGCCTGTTCCTGAAGCTTCTTGGTTCCAAACTGTACTACTGTTTCAATGGAAACCTTTCCTCAATATCCAGTTACCTGCAAGATCCCAACCACTTGACCTTAGATTGGGTTGCAAGTGTGGAAGGCCTCCCTGAAGAGGAGTACACCAGGCAGAACTTGAAGAGACTCTGGGTGGTGCCAGATAATAAGCAAATCAATAGTTTCCAGGTGTTTGTGGAAGAAGTGCTGAAAATAGCCATGAGTGATGGCTTCTGCATAGATTCTGCTCATCCACATACTTCAGATTTCATGAATAATAAGATTATTCGCCTAATTCGGTACAAGTAG